Proteins co-encoded in one Xyrauchen texanus isolate HMW12.3.18 chromosome 19, RBS_HiC_50CHRs, whole genome shotgun sequence genomic window:
- the LOC127660231 gene encoding nanos homolog 1-like: protein MDFLNHSYLSARTSYDYTFNFWNDYLGLSTLVTKNNKHSVPQSPNSITESLKATLGLDDTPPCPCVIAAGGEGESGGHLDSCCCPPPGSVSILDLKERFSILSPFQSQNQGTGGLLSSSQEREMCIGGGFAGFDLFGVERKMRKPTARNKQEPKICVFCRNNGAPEEVYGSHVLKTPDGRVVCPILRAYTCPLCSANGDNAHTIKYCPLSKDQPAQRVLKGGRAVGGKRVKIF from the coding sequence atggattttttGAACCACAGCTACTTGAGTGCGCGTACCTCGTACGATTACACCTTTAATTTTTGGAATGACTATCTCGGGCTGTCCACACTGGTCACGAAGAACAACAAGCACAGTGTCCCCCAGAGTCCCAACTCCATCACGGAGTCTCTGAAAGCAACGCTGGGCTTGGACGACACGCCTCCGTGCCCGTGCGTAATCGCGGCCGGAGGCGAAGGCGAAAGCGGCGGACACCTAGACTCCTGCTGCTGCCCTCCGCCAGGCTCCGTCTCCATCCTGGACCTGAAAGAGCGCTTCTCCATTCTTAGCCCATTCCAGAGTCAGAACCAGGGCACGGGAGGGCTGCTGTCCTCCTCACAGGAGCGGGAGATGTGCATCGGAGGGGGATTCGCGGGGTTCGACCTGTTCGGCGTGGAGAGGAAGATGAGGAAACCAACTGCGCGGAATAAGCAGGAGCCCAAGATCTGCGTCTTCTGTCGGAATAACGGCGCGCCCGAGGAGGTGTACGGCTCGCACGTCCTGAAAACCCCGGACGGGAGGGTGGTGTGCCCGATCCTGCGGGCGTACACTTGCCCCTTATGCAGCGCCAACGGGGATAACGCGCATACGATAAAATACTGCCCTCTCTCCAAAGACCAGCCTGCCCAGAGAGTGCTGaagggaggcagagctgtgggtgGTAAGCGAGTGAAAATCTTCTAA